In Carassius auratus strain Wakin unplaced genomic scaffold, ASM336829v1 scaf_tig00009130, whole genome shotgun sequence, one genomic interval encodes:
- the LOC113072472 gene encoding serine/threonine-protein phosphatase alpha-2 isoform, with protein MAESDKLNIDSIIQRLLEVKGSRPGKNVQLTEQEIRGLCLKSREIFLSQPILLELEAPLKICGDVHGQYYDLLRLFEYGGYPPESNYLFLGDYVDRGKQSLETICLLLAYKVKYPENFFLLRGNHECASINRIYGFYDECKRRYNIKLWKTFTDCFNCLPVAAIVDEKIFCCHGGLSPDLQSMEQIRRVMRPTDVPDQGLLCDLLWADPDKDVMGWGENDRGVSFTFGSDVVAKFLHKHDMDLICRAHQVVEDGYEFFAKRQLVTLFSAPNYCGEFDNAGAMMSVDDTLMCSFQILKPAEKKMLSYGSAGGFGSGRPVTPPRNAAKGGKAKK; from the exons ATGGCTGAATCGGACAAGTTAAACATCGATTCGATCATCCAGCGCCTTTTGGAGG TGAAGGGCTCCAGAcctggtaaaaatgttcagtTGACTGAGCAGGAGATTCGTGGATTGTGTCTGAAGTCACGGGAAATCTTCCTTAGTCAGCCAATATTGCTGGAATTGGAGGCCCCACTCAAAATTTGTG GTGATGTTCATGGTCAGTACTATGACCTCCTCAGGCTTTTTGAGTATGGAGGATATCCTCCTGAGAGTAACTACCTGTTTCTGGGAGACTATGTTGACAGAGGCAAGCAGTCACTGGAGACCATCTGCCTGCTGCTTGCCTACAAGGTCAAATATCCAGAGAACTTCTTTCTTCTCAGAGGAAACCATGAATGTGCCTCCATCAACAGGATATATGGGTTTTATGATGAAT gtaAAAGGAGGTATAACATCAAGCTTTGGAAGACATTCACAGACTGTTTCAATTGCTTACCAGTTGCTGCTATCGTGGATGAAAAGATTTTTTGTTGTCATGGAG GTCTTTCTCCAGACCTGCAATCTATGGAGCAGATCCGACGTGTGATGAGGCCCACAGATGTCCCTGACCAGGGTTTGCTGTGTGATCTGCTCTGGGCTGACCCAGATAAAGATGTCATGGGCTGGGGAGAGAATGACCGTGGTGTCTCTTTCACCTTCGGGTCTGATGTTGTGGCCAAGTTCCTTCACAAACATGACATGGACCTCATATGTAGGGCCCACCAG GTGGTGGAGGATGGCTATGAGTTCTTCGCTAAAAGACAGTTAGTCACACTTTTCTCAGCTCCCAACTACTGTGGAGAGTTTGACAACGCGGGTGCTATGATGAGTGTTGATGACACCCTGATGTGCTCATTTCAG ATTCTGAAACCAGCGGAGAAGAAAATGCTGTCGTATGGAAGTGCAGGAGGATTTGGATCTGGTAGACCTGTAACTCCTCCACGAAACGCTGCCAAGGGCGGCAAAGCGAAGAAATAA